One genomic window of Acidimicrobiia bacterium includes the following:
- a CDS encoding sigma-70 family RNA polymerase sigma factor gives MEIRTSSFTEFVRAAEPKLRHALISAYGRQEGWEAVAEALAYAWEHWDRIQTMENPIGYLYRVGRSRGRWGFRRPRIVHEMYPAADDSPWIEPALPAALRRLSQRQRTAVMLVKGFGWTYQEVADLTGISLSSVQNHVERALSKLRADLEVADGL, from the coding sequence TTGGAGATCCGGACAAGCTCGTTCACAGAATTCGTTCGAGCCGCGGAGCCGAAGCTCCGCCACGCGTTGATCTCCGCCTACGGCCGTCAGGAAGGTTGGGAAGCTGTGGCCGAGGCCCTTGCCTACGCCTGGGAACACTGGGACCGGATCCAGACCATGGAGAACCCGATCGGCTACCTATACCGGGTCGGCCGGAGCCGGGGTCGCTGGGGTTTCCGGCGGCCCCGCATCGTTCACGAGATGTACCCGGCGGCCGATGATTCGCCCTGGATCGAACCTGCCCTGCCGGCTGCCCTGCGACGGCTGTCACAGCGACAGAGGACGGCGGTGATGCTGGTCAAGGGGTTTGGGTGGACGTATCAGGAGGTTGCCGATCTGACCGGCATCTCGCTGAGTTCCGTCCAGAACCACGTGGAACGAGCTCTCAGCAAGCTGCGAGCGGACCTGGAGGTGGCCGATGGTCTTTGA
- the katG gene encoding catalase/peroxidase HPI, whose translation MSENSAGKCPVMTGLHTAVGSTANQHWWPDQLNLRILRQNSPSSDPMGEDFDYAEEFKTLDFEGLAGDVDALMTRSQDWWPADYGHYGPFFIRMTWHSAGTYRVTDGRGGGGAGAQRFAPLNSWPDNANLDKARRLLWPIKQKYGRKISWADLLIFAGNRALETMGFKTFGFGGGRRDIWAPEEDVYWGPEREWLGDERYSGDRELADPLGAVQMGLIYVNPEGPNGNPDPMAAAIDIRETFARMAMNDEETVALIAGGHTFGKTHGAGDADAYLGPEPEGAGIEEQGLGWKNSLGTGKGADTITSGLEGAWTPDPITWDNGYFEMLFRYEWELTKSPAGAHQWTPKDVESRDLVPDAHDPSKRHAPMMATTDLSMITDPVYKEISKRFYENPDQFAEAFAKAWYKLLHRDMGPVARYLGPWVPDGELLWQDPVPVVDHELIDDEDIASLKAEVLDSGLSISQLVSTAWASASTYRDTDKRGGANGARIGLSPQSGWDVNVMSGVSQVLDTLRTIQQGFNGLQSTGKKVSLADLIVLGGCAAVEAAAARGGHDIRVPFSPGRTDATQEQTDPASFAVLEPTADGFRNYLQKGHKLRAEHLLVDKAFMLTLSAPEMTVLLGGMRVLNANAGGSDHGVFSDRPGTLTNDFFVNLLDIATDWKATSDAGDVFEGRSRATGELRWTGTRTDLVFASNSELRAIAEVYGSVDAEQKFVHDFVAAWDKVMNLDRFDLQ comes from the coding sequence GTCGATGCGCTGATGACCCGGTCGCAGGATTGGTGGCCGGCCGATTACGGCCACTACGGGCCGTTCTTCATTCGCATGACGTGGCACTCGGCGGGCACCTACCGGGTCACCGACGGCCGAGGCGGCGGAGGTGCCGGCGCACAGCGCTTCGCCCCCCTCAACAGCTGGCCGGACAATGCCAATCTCGACAAGGCGCGCCGGCTGCTCTGGCCGATCAAGCAGAAGTACGGTCGGAAGATATCGTGGGCCGATCTGCTGATCTTCGCCGGGAACCGCGCCCTGGAGACGATGGGATTCAAGACATTCGGGTTCGGCGGGGGTCGCCGGGACATCTGGGCACCTGAAGAGGACGTCTATTGGGGTCCGGAGCGGGAGTGGCTCGGTGACGAGCGCTATAGCGGTGACCGGGAACTGGCCGATCCGCTCGGTGCCGTCCAGATGGGCTTGATCTACGTGAATCCGGAGGGGCCGAACGGCAACCCGGATCCGATGGCAGCCGCGATCGACATCCGCGAGACGTTCGCCCGGATGGCGATGAACGACGAGGAGACGGTTGCCCTCATCGCAGGAGGGCATACGTTCGGCAAGACTCACGGCGCCGGCGATGCCGATGCGTACCTCGGCCCTGAGCCCGAGGGCGCCGGAATCGAGGAGCAGGGTTTGGGCTGGAAGAACAGCCTCGGCACCGGTAAAGGAGCCGACACGATCACCAGCGGACTCGAGGGTGCCTGGACCCCTGACCCGATCACCTGGGACAACGGTTACTTCGAGATGCTGTTCCGGTACGAGTGGGAGCTGACGAAGAGTCCTGCCGGTGCGCATCAGTGGACCCCGAAGGACGTCGAGAGCCGGGACCTCGTTCCGGACGCGCACGATCCGTCGAAGCGACATGCGCCGATGATGGCCACGACCGACCTTTCGATGATCACCGATCCGGTCTACAAGGAGATCTCAAAGCGGTTCTACGAGAACCCGGACCAGTTCGCCGAAGCTTTCGCCAAGGCCTGGTACAAGCTGCTCCACCGCGACATGGGGCCCGTCGCCCGCTATCTCGGCCCATGGGTTCCCGATGGAGAACTGCTGTGGCAAGACCCGGTACCTGTCGTCGACCACGAACTGATCGACGACGAGGACATCGCCTCGCTCAAGGCCGAAGTCCTCGACTCCGGTCTGTCCATCTCACAGCTGGTGTCGACAGCCTGGGCATCGGCGTCGACCTACCGGGATACCGACAAGCGCGGCGGCGCCAATGGGGCGCGCATCGGCCTATCTCCTCAATCGGGGTGGGACGTCAACGTGATGTCCGGCGTCTCCCAGGTTTTGGACACCCTCAGAACGATTCAGCAGGGTTTCAACGGGTTGCAGAGCACCGGCAAGAAGGTCTCTCTGGCCGACCTGATCGTGCTGGGCGGGTGCGCAGCGGTCGAGGCGGCCGCTGCCCGGGGCGGACACGACATCCGGGTGCCGTTCTCACCGGGTCGCACCGATGCCACCCAGGAACAGACGGATCCCGCGTCGTTTGCCGTGCTCGAGCCAACCGCAGACGGGTTCCGTAACTACCTGCAGAAAGGCCACAAGCTTCGTGCCGAGCACCTTCTGGTGGACAAGGCGTTCATGCTGACGTTGTCCGCGCCGGAGATGACGGTTCTTCTGGGCGGCATGCGCGTGCTGAATGCCAACGCCGGGGGGTCGGACCATGGGGTCTTCAGCGACCGACCCGGGACGCTGACCAACGACTTCTTCGTGAACCTGCTCGATATTGCCACCGACTGGAAGGCGACCTCGGATGCCGGGGACGTGTTCGAGGGTCGCAGTCGGGCGACCGGTGAACTCCGGTGGACGGGCACCCGCACCGACCTCGTTTTCGCCTCGAACTCGGAGCTCCGGGCGATCGCCGAGGTCTACGGCAGTGTCGACGCCGAGCAGAAGTTCGTACATGACTTCGTCGCGGCATGGGACAAGGTCATGAATCTCGATCGCTTCGACCTCCAGTGA
- a CDS encoding cation:proton antiporter family protein has translation MDLVLLVVAFGFGFAATRMRLPALVGYLAAGFVLHAGGFEASEALETISELGVQLLLFGIGLKLRIGTLARPEVWGTATIHLASTTALLTAVLLVAGALGVPMASTLDLGQVALIGLAFSFSSTVFAVKTLEEMNESGSLSGRVAVGVLIVQDVAAVAFLALSTGELPTLWALPVVLVILALRPAVGWLLARTGHGELLVLLGFALALGVGAGGFDLVGLKPELGALVTGIVVSSHTRADEMADRLLDFKDLFLVGFFLSIGLAGTPPLGSYAMATLILMLIPIKGALFFLVFTRFRLRSRTALHSSLTLSTYSEFGLIVASAGLAGGHLDQAWVSAIAVAVAASFVVASAANSARYRMYGSLSGRLARLERHPPLPDDAVVDCGYARIVIFGMGRVGTGAYDEIIARRGAIVVGVDRSDETIARHDRHGRNVVRGDALDRDFWDRLRFRHDVELILVAMDNHRSNLECVHRAKEFLPEAHIAAIATYPDQVAELRTAGVDVARDLYEEAGQGLADDAVASAWERSAEPEEPDV, from the coding sequence ATGGACCTCGTGCTGCTGGTCGTAGCCTTCGGCTTTGGATTCGCAGCCACCCGTATGCGACTTCCGGCCCTGGTGGGTTATCTGGCCGCCGGTTTCGTGCTTCATGCCGGCGGGTTCGAGGCGAGCGAGGCGCTCGAGACCATTTCAGAACTCGGCGTCCAGTTGCTGCTGTTCGGGATCGGACTCAAGCTGAGGATCGGTACCCTGGCTCGTCCGGAGGTGTGGGGAACGGCCACGATTCACCTTGCCTCCACCACGGCCCTGTTGACCGCCGTGCTGCTCGTCGCCGGGGCGCTGGGGGTCCCGATGGCTTCGACACTCGACCTGGGGCAGGTCGCTTTGATCGGCCTGGCATTCTCCTTCTCGAGCACCGTCTTCGCGGTCAAGACCCTCGAGGAGATGAACGAGTCCGGGTCGCTTTCGGGGCGAGTGGCGGTGGGTGTGCTGATCGTCCAGGACGTGGCCGCCGTCGCCTTTCTGGCATTGTCGACCGGAGAGTTGCCGACGTTGTGGGCGCTGCCGGTGGTGCTGGTGATCCTGGCGCTGCGACCTGCCGTCGGATGGCTGCTGGCACGGACCGGACACGGCGAGCTCCTGGTTCTGCTCGGCTTCGCACTCGCACTGGGGGTTGGTGCGGGAGGTTTTGATCTGGTGGGCCTGAAACCGGAGCTCGGTGCGCTGGTGACCGGGATTGTGGTCTCGTCGCACACTCGAGCGGATGAGATGGCCGACCGGTTGCTGGACTTCAAGGACCTCTTCCTGGTCGGCTTCTTCCTCTCGATCGGGTTGGCGGGGACTCCTCCGCTCGGCTCGTACGCTATGGCGACCTTGATACTCATGCTCATCCCGATCAAGGGGGCCCTGTTCTTCCTGGTTTTCACGCGATTCCGGCTGAGATCCCGCACCGCCCTCCACTCCTCGTTGACCCTGTCCACGTACAGCGAATTCGGGCTGATCGTGGCCTCGGCCGGCCTTGCCGGCGGGCATCTCGACCAAGCGTGGGTGTCGGCGATCGCAGTCGCCGTAGCCGCCTCCTTCGTCGTGGCCTCCGCGGCCAACTCGGCCCGCTACCGCATGTACGGCTCTCTGTCGGGTCGACTCGCCCGCCTGGAACGACACCCACCCCTACCAGACGATGCAGTTGTCGACTGCGGATACGCCCGGATCGTCATCTTCGGAATGGGCCGGGTAGGGACCGGCGCATACGATGAAATCATCGCCCGCCGCGGCGCCATAGTTGTGGGCGTGGACCGCAGCGACGAAACCATCGCCCGACACGACAGACACGGACGGAACGTGGTGCGTGGTGATGCGCTCGACCGAGATTTCTGGGATCGACTTCGTTTCCGGCACGATGTGGAACTGATCCTGGTGGCGATGGACAACCACCGCTCGAACCTCGAGTGCGTCCACCGAGCAAAGGAGTTCCTGCCGGAGGCCCACATAGCTGCGATCGCCACCTACCCGGACCAGGTCGCCGAGCTCAGGACCGCCGGTGTCGACGTCGCCAGGGATTTGTACGAGGAGGCCGGTCAGGGTCTCGCCGACGACGCCGTCGCGTCGGCGTGGGAGCGGTCTGCGGAACCGGAAGAACCGGACGTGTAG